In Cicer arietinum cultivar CDC Frontier isolate Library 1 chromosome 7, Cicar.CDCFrontier_v2.0, whole genome shotgun sequence, a single window of DNA contains:
- the LOC101497237 gene encoding S-adenosyl-L-methionine:benzoic acid/salicylic acid carboxyl methyltransferase 3-like: MKVAEVLHMNGGMGETSYANNSLLQQHVISLTKSIREEAIMSLYRSKHPRSLAIADLGCASGPNTLLVVSEFIKVVEKLCRNLNHESPEYKVFLNDLPGNDFNNIFRSLDNFKERLRGEIESEIGPCYFSGVPGSFYSRIFPNQSLHFVHSSYGLQWLSKVPENVNNNKGNIYMASTSPSNVLTAYYNQFQKDFSLFLKCRAEELVEGGRMILTFLGRKSDNMFSKECCYIWELMAMALNDMVFQGIIKEEQLDSFNLPHYTPSPSEVKLEVMKEGSFAIHQLNVSEVSWNSLECESQMSESHVDGAYNVTQLMRAVAEPLLVSHFGENIIEELFNRYKKILTDRMSKEKTKFVNVTILLTRKP, translated from the exons ATGAAAGTAGCAGAGGTTTTGCACATGAATGGAGGCATGGGAGAAACAAGCTATGCAAACAACTCCTTACTTCAG CAACATGTAATATCATTGACAAAGTCTATTAGAGAAGAAGCCATAATGAGTCTCTATCGTAGTAAACACCCAAGAAGTTTAGCAATTGCAGACTTGGGTTGTGCTTCTGGACCAAATACTTTATTGGTGGTATCAGAATTTATCAAGGTTGTGGAAAAACTTTGTCGAAATTTGAATCACGAATCTCCTGAATATAAGGTCTTCTTGAACGATTTACCAGGAAATGACTTCAACAACATCTTTAGATCTCTTGACAACTTCAAAGAGAGACTACGTGGTGAAATTGAATCTGAAATAGGTCCATGTTATTTCTCTGGAGTTCCTGGTTCTTTCTATAGTAGGATTTTTCCCAATCAAAGTTTGCATTTCGTCCATTCCTCTTACGGTCTTCAATGGCTATCTAAG GTTCCTGAGAATGTAAACAACAATAAGGGTAACATTTACATGGCGAGTACAAGTCCCTCAAATGTCCTCACTGCTTACTATAATCAATTTCAAAAAgatttctctctttttcttaAGTGTCGTGCAGAGGAGCTAGTTGAAGGTGGTCGCATGATTCTAACGTTTTTAGGAAGAAAAAGTGACAATATGTTTAGCAAGGAGTGTTGCTACATTTGGGAGCTTATGGCTATGGCTCTCAATGATATGGTCTTCCAG GGAATCATAAAAGAAGAGCAACTGGATTCTTTTAACCTCCCTCACTATACTCCATCTCCATCAGAAGTGAAATTAGAAGTTATGAAAGAAGGATCATTTGCTATCCATCAATTGAACGTGTCTGAAGTTAGTTGGAACAGTCTTGAATGTGAGTCTCAAATGTCGGAGTCACATGTTGATGGTGCATATAATGTCACACAATTAATGAGAGCTGTAGCTGAACCTTTACTAGTTAGCCACTTTGGTGAAAATATTATTGAAGAACTTTTCAATCgctataaaaaaattttaactgATCGGATGTccaaggagaaaactaagtttGTCAACGTTACCATATTATTGACTAGAAAaccataa
- the LOC101496913 gene encoding S-adenosyl-L-methionine:benzoic acid/salicylic acid carboxyl methyltransferase 3-like: MKVAEVLHMNGGMGETSYANNSLVQQHVISLTKSIREEAIMSLYRSKHPRSLAIADLGCASGPNTLLVVSEFIKVVEKLCRNLNHESPEYKVFLNDLPGNDFNNIFRSLDNFKERLRGEIESEIGPCYFSGVPGSFYSRIFPNQSLHFVHSSYGLQWLSKVPENVNNNKGNIYMASTSPSNVLTAYYNQFQKDFSLFLKCRAEELVEGGRMILTFLGRKSDNMFSKECCYIWELMAMALNDMVFQGIIKEEQLDSFNIPQYTPSPSEVKLEVMKEGSFAIDQLNVSEVSWNSLECESQMSESHVDGAYNVTQLMRAVAEPLLVSHFGENIIEELFNRYKKILTDRMSKEKTKFVNVTILLTRKP; encoded by the exons ATGAAAGTAGCAGAGGTTTTGCACATGAATGGAGGCATGGGAGAAACAAGCTATGCAAACAACTCCTTAGTTCAG CAACATGTAATATCATTGACAAAGTCTATTAGAGAAGAAGCCATAATGAGTCTCTATCGTAGTAAACACCCAAGAAGTTTAGCAATTGCAGACTTGGGTTGTGCTTCTGGACCAAATACTTTATTGGTGGTATCAGAATTTATCAAGGTTGTGGAAAAACTTTGTCGAAATTTGAATCACGAATCTCCTGAATATAAGGTCTTCTTGAACGATTTACCAGGAAATGACTTCAACAACATCTTTAGATCTCTTGACAACTTCAAAGAGAGACTACGTGGTGAAATTGAATCTGAAATAGGTCCATGTTATTTCTCTGGAGTTCCTGGTTCTTTCTATAGTAGGATTTTTCCCAATCAAAGTTTGCATTTCGTCCATTCCTCTTACGGTCTTCAATGGCTATCTAAG GTTCCTGAGAATGTAAACAACAATAAGGGTAACATTTACATGGCGAGTACAAGTCCCTCAAATGTCCTCACTGCTTACTATAATCAATTTCAAAAAgatttctctctttttcttaAGTGTCGTGCAGAGGAGCTAGTTGAAGGTGGTCGCATGATTCTAACGTTTTTAGGAAGAAAAAGTGACAATATGTTTAGCAAGGAGTGTTGCTACATTTGGGAGCTTATGGCTATGGCTCTCAATGATATGGTCTTCCAG GGAATCATAAAAGAAGAGCAACTGGATTCTTTTAACATCCCTCAGTATACTCCATCTCCATCAGAAGTGAAATTAGAAGTTATGAAAGAAGGATCATTTGCTATCGATCAATTGAACGTGTCTGAAGTTAGTTGGAACAGTCTTGAATGTGAGTCTCAAATGTCGGAGTCACATGTTGATGGTGCATATAATGTCACACAATTAATGAGAGCTGTAGCTGAACCTTTACTAGTTAGCCACTTTGGTGAAAATATTATTGAAGAACTTTTCAATCgctataaaaaaattttaactgATCGGATGTccaaggagaaaactaagtttGTCAACGTTACCATATTATTGACTAGAAAaccataa